In a genomic window of Lycium ferocissimum isolate CSIRO_LF1 chromosome 9, AGI_CSIRO_Lferr_CH_V1, whole genome shotgun sequence:
- the LOC132030319 gene encoding probable polyamine transporter At1g31830 produces MGEFDSAEYTEINEEVPSPKANNARKVSVLPLVFLIFYEVSGGPFGVEDTVQAAGPLLALLGFLVFPFIWSLPEALITAEMGTMFPENGGYVVWVSSALGPYWGFQQGWMKWLSGVIDNALYPVLFLDYLKSAIPALGGGLPRIIAVLALTLVLTYMNYRGLTIVGGFAVSLGILSILPFVVMGLISIPKLRPSRWLVVDVENVDWNLYLNTLFWNLNYWDSISTLAGEVRNPKKTLPKALYYAVILVVLSYFFPLLIGTGAVPLQRDLWTDGYFSDIGKILGGVWLRVWIQGAAAASNMGMFVAEMSSDSFQLLGMAERGMLPEFFAKRSPYGTPLFGILFSASGVVLLSWLSFQEIVAAENFLYCFGMILEFIAFVLLRITCPHAPRPFKIPGGTIGAILLCTPPTILICVVLALSSFKVMVVSLVAIAIGLVMQPCLKLIEKKRWLKFSVSSDLPDITTDGPLLH; encoded by the coding sequence ATGGGAGAGTTTGATAGTGCAGAGTACACAGAGATTAACGAGGAGGTTCCATCTCCTAAAGCAAATAATGCTAGGAAAGTTTCAGTCTTGCCTTTAGTTTTCCTCATTTTCTATGAGGTTTCTGGTGGTCCTTTTGGTGTTGAGGACACTGTGCAAGCAGCTGGTCCTCTTCTTGCTCTTTTAGGGTTCTTGGTTTTCCCATTCATATGGAGTCTCCCTGAGGCGCTTATTACAGCTGAAATGGGCACCATGTTCCCTGAAAACGGCGGTTATGTTGTGTGGGTTTCGTCTGCTTTAGGTCCATATTGGGGCTTTCAACAAGGTTGGATGAAATGGCTTAGTGGAGTCATTGACAATGCGCTTTACCCCGTTTTGTTCTTAGATTACCTGAAATCAGCCATCCCTGCATTAGGCGGTGGGCTTCCTAGGATTATAGCGGTTTTGGCCCTTACTTTGGTTCTCACTTATATGAATTACAGAGGTTTAACTATTGTAGGAGGGTTTGCTGTTTCGCTTGGTATATTGTCGATCCTTCCTTTTGTGGTTATGGGGCTCATTTCGATTCCCAAATTAAGGCCTTCAAGATGGCTAGTGGTAGATGTAGAAAATGTTGATTGGAACTTGTATCTGAATACTCTTTTCTGGAATCTGAATTATTGGGACTCGATAAGTACTCTTGCTGGAGAAGTACGTAACCCGAAGAAGACTCTGCCTAAGGCTTTGTATTATGCTGTTATTCTAGTTGTTCTGTCCTACTTTTTCCCGTTGTTGATTGGTACTGGAGCTGTTCCTCTTCAACGTGACTTATGGACTGATGGCTATTTCTCTGATATTGGGAAAATACTGGGTGGAGTCTGGCTTAGAGTTTGGATTCAAGGGGCTGCTGCAGCGTCAAATATGGGAATGTTTGTGGCGGAGATGAGTAGCGACTCTTTTCAGTTACTTGGTATGGCAGAGAGGGGGATGCTCCCAGAGTTTTTTGCTAAGAGATCTCCTTACGGAACTCCTTTATTTGGGATCCTCTTCTCAGCTTCTGGTGTGGTTTTACTTTCATGGCTGAGCTTTCAGGAGATAGTAGCTGCAGAAAATTTCTTGTATTGCTTTGGAATGATCTTGGAATTTATAGCATTTGTATTGTTAAGGATAACGTGCCCCCATGCACCACGTCCATTCAAGATACCTGGCGGAACTATTGGAGCCATCCTGTTGTGTACACCTCCAACCATTCTCATATGTGTTGTTTTGGCCTTGTCTTCATTCAAAGTCATGGTTGTAAGCCTTGTCGCCATTGCAATTGGTTTGGTGATGCAACCTTGTCTTAAGCTTATCGAGAAGAAGAGATGGTTGAAGTTCTCTGTTAGTTCTGATCTTCCTGATATTACTACAGATGGACCTTTACTTCATTGA